A region of Pseudomonadota bacterium DNA encodes the following proteins:
- the pdxJ gene encoding pyridoxine 5'-phosphate synthase, which translates to MLTRGPVLLGVNIDHVATLRQARGTRYPDPVQAAMEAQHAGADAITIHLREDRRHIQERDVELLAAVLQVRMNLEMAVTDAMLALAERIRPAECCFVPERRQELTTEGGLDVAAQLDAISAACKRIEGVGTRASLFIDPDPRQIEAAREAGAAVIEIHTGRYADAADPGAREHELRRIVVAVRMAASQGLRVHAGHGLNYQNVGPIAAVAEVEELNIGHAIVARAVFSGLGEAVREMKRLMLEARR; encoded by the coding sequence ATGCTTACACGAGGACCGGTTCTGCTTGGAGTCAACATCGACCACGTGGCGACGTTAAGGCAAGCGCGGGGAACCCGGTACCCCGATCCCGTTCAAGCCGCCATGGAAGCGCAGCATGCCGGAGCGGACGCCATCACGATACATTTGCGTGAGGACCGGCGCCATATACAGGAGCGCGATGTCGAACTGCTCGCTGCCGTGCTTCAAGTGCGCATGAACCTCGAAATGGCGGTGACCGATGCTATGCTCGCGTTGGCCGAGCGGATCCGTCCGGCGGAGTGTTGTTTTGTACCCGAAAGACGACAGGAATTGACCACCGAAGGAGGGCTGGATGTCGCGGCACAACTCGACGCGATTTCAGCGGCATGCAAACGTATCGAGGGCGTGGGCACCCGCGCGTCGCTGTTTATCGACCCCGACCCGCGCCAAATCGAAGCCGCCCGCGAGGCGGGCGCCGCGGTCATCGAAATCCACACGGGACGCTATGCGGACGCGGCGGATCCCGGCGCGCGGGAACACGAGCTCCGGCGTATCGTTGTGGCGGTCCGGATGGCCGCAAGTCAGGGGTTGCGAGTCCATGCCGGACACGGCCTCAATTATCAGAACGTTGGTCCGATTGCGGCTGTAGCCGAGGTAGAGGAGCTCAATATTGGGCACGCGATCGTCGCGCGCGCGGTGTTCAGCGGTCTCGGGGAGGCGGTACGTGAGATGAAAAGGCTGATGCTGGAAGCCCGGCGATGA
- the acpS gene encoding holo-ACP synthase — translation MIHGIGVDIVKVERMRAGLQRFGHRFSRRILTAEEHSEFESRRCPPRFLASRFAAKEAYSKALGTGFRDGLTLHTLSVSHDPLGRPLMICAGRAAEIIEDLAIDSIYLSLSDEIDFAVAFVVLARNDR, via the coding sequence ATGATCCATGGGATCGGCGTCGACATCGTCAAGGTCGAGCGCATGCGCGCGGGCTTACAGCGTTTCGGGCACAGGTTTTCACGCCGGATCCTCACCGCTGAAGAGCACTCCGAGTTCGAATCCCGCCGCTGCCCGCCGCGGTTTCTTGCGAGCCGTTTCGCGGCAAAAGAGGCTTATTCGAAAGCTCTTGGCACCGGATTCCGGGACGGTCTCACACTCCACACCCTAAGTGTCAGCCACGACCCGCTGGGCCGGCCGCTGATGATTTGCGCGGGCCGCGCGGCCGAGATCATTGAAGATCTCGCTATTGACAGTATCTACCTGTCGCTTAGCGATGAAATCGATTTTGCCGTAGCCTTCGTGGTTTTGGCCCGGAACGACCGATAA
- a CDS encoding Rne/Rng family ribonuclease — MKRMLINATQPEELRVALVDGQRLYDLDIEATGREQRKSNIYKGKVVRIEPSLEAAFVDYGAGRHGFLPLKEVARSLFVESPRGGARVNVREVLREGQEFTVQVEKDERGTKGASLSTFISIPGRYLVLMPNNPRAGGVSRQIEGLEREEARDAMSGLNIPESMGLILRTAGMGKAAEELQWDLDYLLHLWSAIEEASKDRPAPFLIYQDRDVIIRAIRDYLRNDVAEILIDDPGLCEKARDFMQQVMPQNLNKLKLYQDGVPLFTRYQIESQIESAFARKIELPSGGSLVIEPTEALITIDINSARATRGGDIEETALNTNVEAAEEVARQLRLRDLGGLIVIDFIDMENQKNQRQVENRLQEALKMDRARVQLGRISRFGLLEMSRQRLRPSLDEFSHIVCPRCSGLGSIRGVESLALSVLRVLEEEAMKESTAKIVVHLPVEVATFLVNEKRQEIRGIETRQQIRVIVIPNPILETPHYELKRIRQQDLHAAADPSYRLIPAPVVDAGDMGTRDKRPQTEAAVKEVLRDIPAPQIRSEPLLSTTPPHPGFIRRFITTLFGDEREEPQSVQPGSEEIGAPEEVTPPPQQRPPMGGDRPARRRGGRSSRGGRGGRQQRSPVRTPAPGAFEAPSAAASEASADAPVPVVGNETPGAVAGERHISQRPRGRSRSGRRSGGHGRRRSPRGTGSRNGGAADGQRVSTPSEDGERPSDTNDAMGPVPERPAGLDASPQHSLPASAPEPEGYARREDRVAVPNPPSIPES, encoded by the coding sequence ATGAAAAGAATGCTTATCAACGCAACTCAACCGGAGGAGTTGCGTGTCGCCCTTGTGGACGGACAACGCCTTTACGACCTTGATATAGAGGCCACCGGCCGCGAACAAAGAAAATCGAATATTTATAAAGGGAAGGTCGTACGCATCGAACCGAGCCTCGAAGCGGCCTTCGTCGATTATGGCGCCGGACGGCATGGATTCTTGCCGTTGAAGGAGGTCGCACGGTCCTTATTCGTCGAATCGCCGCGCGGTGGAGCGCGTGTCAACGTCCGGGAGGTGCTTAGGGAGGGGCAAGAATTCACGGTACAAGTCGAGAAAGACGAGCGCGGCACCAAAGGCGCTTCGCTGAGCACCTTCATTAGTATTCCCGGACGCTATCTCGTATTGATGCCCAATAACCCGCGCGCCGGGGGTGTCTCGCGGCAGATCGAAGGCCTGGAACGCGAGGAGGCGCGGGACGCCATGAGTGGCCTCAATATCCCCGAAAGCATGGGACTTATCCTCCGCACCGCCGGTATGGGCAAGGCGGCCGAGGAGTTGCAGTGGGACCTCGACTATCTGCTGCATTTGTGGAGCGCGATCGAGGAGGCATCAAAAGACCGCCCGGCCCCCTTTCTGATTTATCAGGATCGGGACGTAATAATCCGCGCGATCCGCGATTACCTGCGTAATGACGTCGCCGAGATCCTCATCGACGACCCGGGCCTATGCGAAAAGGCCCGCGATTTCATGCAGCAGGTGATGCCGCAAAACCTCAACAAACTCAAGCTATATCAAGATGGCGTCCCGCTTTTCACTCGCTATCAGATCGAAAGCCAGATTGAATCTGCCTTTGCCCGCAAGATCGAGCTTCCCTCGGGCGGTTCGCTGGTCATCGAACCCACCGAGGCTTTGATCACGATCGATATCAACTCGGCCCGTGCTACCCGAGGCGGCGATATCGAAGAGACCGCCTTAAATACGAACGTGGAGGCCGCCGAAGAAGTCGCGCGCCAACTGCGGTTGCGTGATCTCGGGGGCTTGATCGTGATTGATTTTATCGATATGGAGAATCAAAAGAATCAACGCCAGGTCGAAAATCGCCTCCAGGAAGCCCTTAAGATGGATCGGGCTCGCGTGCAATTAGGCCGCATTTCGAGATTCGGGCTCCTTGAGATGTCGCGGCAACGTCTTAGGCCTTCCCTCGATGAGTTTAGCCATATCGTGTGTCCGCGGTGCAGCGGTTTAGGTAGCATTCGCGGTGTCGAATCGCTCGCGCTTTCAGTGTTACGCGTCCTGGAAGAAGAGGCGATGAAGGAATCGACCGCCAAAATCGTGGTGCATTTGCCGGTGGAAGTCGCCACCTTTCTGGTTAATGAGAAACGCCAGGAAATTCGCGGTATTGAAACTCGGCAACAGATTCGCGTCATTGTTATTCCGAATCCCATCCTCGAAACACCTCACTACGAGCTTAAGCGCATCCGCCAGCAGGATCTTCACGCCGCGGCCGATCCTAGCTATCGCCTGATACCCGCGCCAGTGGTGGACGCTGGGGACATGGGAACCAGAGATAAACGGCCGCAAACAGAAGCTGCTGTCAAGGAGGTCTTGAGGGATATACCAGCACCCCAGATCCGCAGCGAGCCTCTGCTGTCAACCACACCGCCGCACCCGGGATTCATCCGCAGGTTTATAACGACTTTGTTCGGTGACGAGAGAGAGGAACCACAGTCGGTGCAACCCGGTTCGGAAGAGATCGGAGCGCCAGAAGAAGTCACGCCACCCCCACAGCAACGCCCCCCTATGGGTGGCGACCGGCCAGCGCGGCGGCGCGGCGGGCGATCGTCCCGAGGCGGCCGCGGCGGCCGGCAGCAGAGATCACCGGTGCGGACGCCAGCTCCAGGTGCCTTTGAGGCTCCTTCCGCGGCGGCTTCCGAAGCGTCCGCTGATGCTCCGGTACCCGTGGTAGGAAACGAAACCCCCGGCGCGGTCGCCGGCGAGCGGCATATCTCGCAACGGCCGCGGGGCCGCTCTCGCTCCGGCCGCCGTAGTGGTGGTCATGGCAGACGCCGTTCCCCACGAGGAACGGGCTCACGGAATGGCGGAGCGGCCGATGGCCAACGCGTCTCTACCCCGAGCGAGGACGGCGAGCGCCCGAGCGATACCAACGACGCGATGGGCCCGGTGCCCGAGCGTCCGGCCGGATTAGATGCAAGCCCGCAGCATAGTTTGCCGGCCAGTGCTCCCGAACCCGAGGGTTACGCCCGCCGAGAAGACCGGGTCGCCGTACCTAACCCGCCGTCAATCCCGGAGAGCTAA
- a CDS encoding RluA family pseudouridine synthase produces the protein MVHVPARQIIVDLEHDGRRIDNFLAWMLKGIPRDRIYRMLRSGEVRVNGGRIRQDYRLTTGEVLRLPPVRMTPNEGMTPPESLRAAVRDSVLYEDEALLVLNKPARIAVHGGVGIRNGLIEVLRDLRPDAPYIELVHRLDRGTSGCLMIAKRPRFLRAMHGLIRSGAIAKTYLGLISGHWPVSAGVIKTGLKKNGVRSSERMVCVTDDGKFAETHIVPIERFKNTSLVRVRLKTGRTHQIRVHTAYAGHPLAGDDKYGDKAFNRAMRHFGLRDLFLHSYRIDFVAPDSREQVSVQAPLPAGLLSVLESLRRDRGHEVSAESAAHHRRLP, from the coding sequence ATGGTACACGTTCCAGCGCGCCAAATTATTGTTGATTTAGAGCATGACGGGCGTCGCATCGACAATTTTTTGGCCTGGATGCTCAAGGGGATCCCTCGGGACCGGATCTACCGGATGCTGAGAAGCGGCGAAGTTCGTGTGAACGGTGGCCGTATTCGGCAAGACTATCGCTTAACAACCGGCGAGGTACTGCGTCTGCCACCCGTGCGCATGACCCCGAACGAGGGTATGACGCCTCCCGAAAGTTTACGCGCGGCGGTACGCGATAGTGTGCTTTATGAAGATGAGGCACTTCTCGTGCTGAACAAACCGGCGCGGATCGCGGTCCATGGAGGAGTGGGGATCCGCAATGGGCTGATCGAGGTTTTACGCGATCTTAGGCCCGATGCGCCCTATATAGAGCTCGTGCATCGGCTCGATCGCGGCACTTCGGGGTGTCTGATGATCGCGAAACGGCCGCGATTCCTGCGGGCGATGCACGGTCTTATTCGGTCCGGCGCTATTGCGAAGACTTACCTGGGTCTGATAAGTGGTCATTGGCCGGTTAGCGCAGGTGTGATTAAAACCGGTCTAAAGAAAAACGGGGTACGCTCGTCCGAGCGCATGGTGTGCGTGACCGATGACGGCAAGTTTGCCGAGACACACATCGTGCCGATCGAGCGATTCAAAAACACGAGCTTGGTCCGGGTCCGGCTTAAGACCGGTAGAACGCATCAAATCCGGGTCCACACCGCCTACGCCGGTCATCCGCTGGCCGGCGATGACAAATATGGCGATAAGGCATTCAATCGAGCGATGCGACATTTCGGTTTACGGGACTTGTTTTTGCATTCTTACCGTATCGACTTTGTGGCGCCGGACTCCAGAGAGCAAGTATCCGTGCAAGCACCGTTACCGGCGGGATTGTTGTCGGTTCTCGAGTCATTGCGGCGGGACCGGGGTCACGAGGTGAGCGCCGAGTCCGCCGCACATCATCGGCGGTTGCCGTAG
- a CDS encoding S49 family peptidase, which yields MEQTEIKEQAGNWEHALVRDLALAAITEQRRARRWSILFRSIAVIYVLILSAFYLSSQWEEGSLSSETHAALVDVDGVIGSDPQASADGVITGLRAAFKNDKTKAVIMRINSPGGSAVHAGYINDEMFRLRALHPNIPVYAVITDICASGGYYIAVAANKIYADKASLVGSIGVAMDGFGFVGTLERLGIERRLHTAGTHKGFLDPFSPANPEDFKHLQVVLDRVHQQFIDIVKKGRGDRLKSDPALFTGLVWSGEQSLNLGLIDALGSSGFVAREIIGVETIVDFTHREHYFDRWAKQLGASAAKVFMNPIPALR from the coding sequence ATGGAGCAGACTGAGATTAAAGAACAGGCTGGAAATTGGGAACACGCGCTTGTCCGCGATCTCGCTTTAGCGGCGATCACGGAGCAGCGGCGCGCGCGGCGGTGGAGTATCTTGTTCAGGTCGATCGCGGTTATTTACGTGCTGATCTTGTCGGCGTTTTACCTTTCAAGCCAATGGGAAGAAGGTTCCCTGTCCTCCGAAACGCACGCCGCCTTGGTGGACGTCGACGGAGTCATCGGATCGGATCCGCAGGCCAGCGCGGACGGTGTTATCACCGGTCTGCGCGCTGCCTTTAAGAACGATAAGACCAAAGCCGTCATCATGCGTATCAATAGTCCGGGCGGCAGCGCCGTGCACGCGGGTTATATCAACGATGAAATGTTTCGTTTGCGGGCGCTGCATCCGAACATTCCGGTGTACGCGGTAATCACGGATATCTGCGCCTCGGGTGGCTATTACATTGCCGTGGCGGCGAATAAAATTTATGCCGACAAGGCGAGCTTGGTCGGATCGATCGGGGTAGCGATGGACGGTTTTGGGTTTGTCGGTACCTTAGAGCGTCTCGGCATCGAGCGCCGGTTACATACGGCCGGTACGCACAAAGGATTTCTGGATCCATTCTCACCCGCTAACCCGGAGGATTTCAAACATCTCCAGGTAGTATTGGATCGGGTCCATCAGCAGTTTATCGATATCGTGAAAAAAGGCCGCGGCGACCGTTTGAAATCTGATCCCGCGCTGTTCACGGGGCTCGTGTGGAGCGGTGAGCAAAGCCTTAATCTGGGGCTCATTGACGCCTTGGGCAGTAGCGGTTTCGTGGCGCGCGAGATCATCGGAGTTGAGACTATCGTCGATTTTACGCATCGCGAGCATTACTTTGACCGTTGGGCCAAGCAATTGGGTGCGAGCGCAGCGAAGGTGTTCATGAACCCGATTCCAGCGCTGCGGTAG
- a CDS encoding Maf family nucleotide pyrophosphatase — protein sequence MPDVTQTHLRSLVLASSSPYRKALLQRLGLPFSIRVPDVDESPAPGEDPGDLALRLASIKAQAVLPHYPKALIIGSDQIAICGGRLLGKPGHFAAACEQLIALSGRCVRFLTGVALLNTETRRMQVACIPFDVHFRILHEEQIRRYLWAEQPFGCTGSFKSEGLGIALVEKMEGEDPTALIGLPLIHLLGMLRNEGIDVLAPEGG from the coding sequence ATGCCCGATGTGACGCAAACTCATCTTCGGTCCTTGGTCTTAGCATCGTCGTCACCTTACCGGAAGGCTTTGCTGCAGCGCCTCGGCTTGCCCTTTTCCATCCGCGTCCCCGATGTGGATGAATCCCCTGCGCCGGGCGAGGATCCGGGCGATCTGGCATTACGGCTTGCGAGCATAAAAGCGCAAGCGGTCCTACCGCATTATCCAAAGGCATTGATTATCGGGTCCGATCAGATCGCCATCTGCGGCGGCCGTTTGCTAGGGAAACCGGGCCACTTTGCGGCAGCGTGCGAGCAGCTTATAGCCCTGAGCGGACGCTGTGTGCGTTTCTTGACGGGAGTGGCTTTATTAAACACCGAAACCCGGCGTATGCAAGTCGCCTGCATCCCCTTTGACGTGCATTTCCGCATCTTGCACGAGGAGCAGATACGACGCTATCTCTGGGCCGAACAACCGTTTGGGTGCACCGGCAGTTTCAAATCCGAGGGGCTCGGCATCGCATTGGTAGAAAAGATGGAAGGCGAGGACCCGACCGCGCTCATTGGCCTACCGCTTATTCATCTGCTCGGCATGCTGCGCAACGAGGGGATTGATGTCCTCGCGCCCGAGGGTGGTTAA
- a CDS encoding agmatine deiminase family protein: MPAEWAPHQATWMSWPHKRESWPGKFAAIEPIVVKMVKALVRSETVRINVLDEFHERHVRSLCAGISGAIEFHRFPTNDAWCRDHGAVFVTRPGGDKLAAIDFEYNAWGEKYPPYDLDNAIPARMAEALAVPCYKAEFILEGGSIDVNGAGLALTTEQCLLNPNRNPHLNRAEIEWRLREFLGIEKVLWLGEGILGDDTDGHVDDLTRFVSADTVVTVVEEDPDDDNFAPLEDNLLRLRSMRGLDGRPLTIKTLPMPAPVYYDGTRLPASYANFYIANRVVLVPFFNDPMDAAATDIIQSCFPRREIIGIDCTDLVWGLGAFHCLTQQVPAV, encoded by the coding sequence ATGCCCGCGGAATGGGCACCCCACCAAGCCACTTGGATGTCGTGGCCCCATAAACGCGAGAGCTGGCCCGGGAAATTCGCAGCCATTGAGCCCATCGTCGTCAAGATGGTGAAGGCGCTCGTGCGCAGCGAGACGGTGCGCATCAACGTGCTCGATGAATTTCACGAACGGCACGTGCGCTCGCTGTGCGCGGGGATCTCAGGCGCCATCGAATTTCATCGCTTTCCTACCAACGATGCCTGGTGCCGCGACCACGGTGCGGTGTTCGTGACCCGTCCAGGCGGCGATAAGCTTGCCGCGATTGACTTCGAATACAATGCCTGGGGAGAAAAATATCCGCCTTACGATCTGGACAACGCCATCCCCGCGCGGATGGCCGAGGCACTCGCCGTCCCCTGTTATAAAGCCGAATTTATCTTGGAGGGAGGTTCGATCGACGTGAACGGCGCGGGACTGGCGCTGACCACCGAGCAATGCCTGCTTAACCCCAATCGCAATCCGCATCTGAACCGCGCCGAGATCGAGTGGCGACTGCGCGAATTTCTGGGCATCGAAAAGGTGCTGTGGTTGGGCGAGGGGATCCTCGGCGATGATACCGATGGTCATGTGGATGATCTCACTCGCTTCGTATCCGCCGATACGGTCGTCACGGTCGTCGAAGAAGATCCGGATGACGATAACTTCGCTCCGCTCGAGGACAACCTGTTGCGGCTGAGATCGATGAGGGGCCTCGACGGCCGGCCGCTGACCATCAAAACCTTACCGATGCCTGCCCCGGTTTATTATGACGGCACGCGTTTGCCGGCGAGTTATGCGAACTTTTACATCGCCAACCGGGTGGTGTTAGTGCCGTTTTTTAACGATCCGATGGATGCCGCGGCGACGGACATTATTCAATCCTGCTTCCCCCGGCGTGAGATCATAGGCATCGATTGCACCGATCTCGTTTGGGGATTGGGCGCTTTTCACTGCCTTACGCAACAAGTGCCTGCGGTGTGA
- the moaA gene encoding GTP 3',8-cyclase MoaA, producing MSTILQSVGQTHDGVTITDVLHRPLRDLRISVTDRCNFRCPYCMPKEVFGRDWAFLPRAELLSFEEIVRLARVFVTLGIEKIRITGGEPLLRRDLPKLIAGIARIEGARDLTLTTNGALLSRMADDLKQAGLQRLTVSLDAIDEAVFRAMSDVDIPAARVLEGIDAAVAAGLHPIKVNMVVKRGMNDHCIGAMAGHFRHTGHILRFIEYMDVGDSNGWRMQDVVPAREIIGAIEKEWPLEPLERNYPGEVATRYRYRDGGGEIGMIASVTQPFCRGCTRSRITADGTFYACLFATRGHDLRQLLRQRASDGEIGAFISSVWRGRSDRYSEIRRGAGIGLPKVEMSRVGG from the coding sequence ATGTCTACCATCCTCCAATCCGTCGGCCAGACGCATGACGGCGTTACCATCACGGATGTCTTGCATCGGCCGCTGCGGGATCTGCGGATCTCGGTCACCGACCGTTGCAACTTCCGTTGCCCGTACTGCATGCCCAAGGAGGTGTTTGGGCGGGATTGGGCGTTCTTACCGCGCGCGGAGCTATTGAGCTTTGAAGAAATCGTCCGCCTGGCGCGGGTCTTTGTTACCCTTGGAATCGAGAAGATCCGGATCACGGGAGGCGAGCCCTTATTACGCCGCGATCTGCCGAAGCTCATCGCGGGGATTGCGCGTATCGAGGGTGCCCGCGACCTGACACTCACTACCAACGGCGCGTTGTTGTCGCGCATGGCGGACGACTTGAAGCAGGCGGGGTTGCAGCGATTGACCGTGAGCCTAGACGCCATCGATGAAGCCGTCTTTCGGGCGATGAGCGATGTCGACATCCCGGCGGCGCGGGTACTGGAGGGTATCGACGCCGCGGTCGCGGCCGGTTTGCATCCGATCAAGGTCAACATGGTGGTCAAGCGCGGAATGAATGACCATTGCATCGGCGCGATGGCCGGGCACTTCCGCCATACGGGCCATATCCTGCGGTTTATCGAATACATGGATGTCGGCGATAGCAACGGCTGGCGCATGCAGGACGTGGTTCCGGCCCGCGAGATCATCGGCGCCATTGAAAAGGAGTGGCCCCTCGAACCCCTCGAGCGGAACTACCCGGGCGAAGTAGCCACCCGCTATCGCTATCGTGACGGGGGAGGGGAGATCGGGATGATCGCTTCGGTAACCCAGCCCTTCTGCCGGGGATGCACGCGCAGCCGGATCACGGCCGACGGAACGTTCTACGCGTGCTTATTCGCCACGCGCGGGCACGATCTCCGCCAACTATTGCGCCAGCGCGCGAGCGACGGCGAGATAGGCGCGTTTATTTCCTCCGTGTGGCGGGGACGCAGCGATCGCTATTCCGAGATCCGCCGCGGCGCCGGCATCGGTTTACCCAAGGTCGAGATGTCGCGAGTCGGCGGGTGA
- a CDS encoding DUF3450 domain-containing protein codes for MTGPCAAESLDAAVRAQAQNQDQGIQSQARVEKLDDATQAMLNEYRDGIRELESLRVYHAQVQREVRSQETERASIEKQLAEIEVTQRGIVPLMLRMQETLEKFVKMDVPFLEAERNKRIGEIKTMMDSSEVTLAEKYRRLMEAYQVETEYSRTIEAYRGDLKEKDDEGKKQTRAVDFLRFGRLALYYLTLDGLEAGYWDPKAKRFEKLPSKYRNDIERGLRIARKQAAPDLLKLPVPVVEAES; via the coding sequence ATGACCGGCCCATGCGCGGCCGAGTCGCTCGACGCCGCCGTGCGGGCCCAGGCGCAAAACCAGGACCAAGGGATCCAATCCCAGGCGCGGGTCGAAAAGCTCGACGACGCCACACAGGCGATGCTGAATGAATACCGAGACGGCATCCGGGAACTCGAAAGTCTGCGGGTCTACCACGCGCAAGTGCAAAGGGAGGTCCGGAGCCAGGAGACCGAGCGCGCCTCGATCGAGAAACAGCTCGCCGAGATCGAGGTGACCCAGCGCGGCATCGTGCCCTTGATGCTCCGGATGCAGGAAACGCTCGAAAAGTTCGTGAAGATGGACGTGCCTTTCCTGGAAGCGGAGCGTAACAAGCGGATCGGCGAGATTAAAACCATGATGGACAGCTCGGAGGTGACGCTTGCCGAGAAATACCGCAGGCTCATGGAGGCCTACCAAGTGGAGACCGAGTACAGCCGCACCATCGAAGCCTACCGCGGCGATCTGAAAGAGAAGGATGACGAGGGCAAGAAGCAGACCCGCGCCGTCGATTTCCTGCGCTTCGGGCGGCTCGCGCTCTATTACCTGACGCTGGACGGGCTTGAAGCAGGCTATTGGGATCCCAAAGCCAAGCGCTTCGAGAAGCTGCCCAGCAAGTATCGCAACGACATCGAGCGCGGGCTGCGCATCGCGCGCAAGCAGGCGGCCCCCGATCTCTTGAAGCTGCCGGTGCCGGTAGTGGAGGCGGAGTCATGA
- a CDS encoding MotA/TolQ/ExbB proton channel family protein, protein MRQFIAVLLALGGIAFAEAKEPASLAELVKQVREERILESKALAAREQEFRKARDQQVVLLEKLRAELSSERRLGEALKARYEENDLFLNTQTAILQEKTGSLGELFGVARQVAKDTHGILTTSLVSAQKPKRDAVPASLAERKDNPSIDELEQLWLVMLDEMQESGAIGRFKTAVTLPDGTQRDQKVVRLGAFNLLSGGHYLHYLPETGRIVELGRQPAGRFLELAEDYERAKSGLLPVALDPSRGSILNLMVESPSVTEHIARAGSIGYVILALGGLALLIVIERAIALALARRKVEHARRNGVAASDNPLGRLRQVAEQNPRLDADSLAFKLDQAMLGEAPRFKRSLPTLAVFATAAPLLGLLGTVAGMIDTFQSMALFGAGDPKLVSAGISLALVATELGLLVAIPVLLLHSWLSSKSNRLIQVLEEELAGIVAQREAKAHGVHP, encoded by the coding sequence ATGAGACAGTTCATCGCTGTCCTGCTGGCGCTCGGAGGCATAGCGTTCGCGGAGGCCAAAGAACCGGCCTCCTTGGCCGAACTGGTCAAGCAGGTCCGGGAGGAGCGCATCCTCGAGAGCAAGGCCCTGGCCGCCCGCGAGCAGGAGTTTCGCAAGGCGCGCGACCAACAGGTGGTGCTGCTCGAGAAGCTCCGTGCCGAGCTAAGCAGCGAGCGCAGACTCGGCGAGGCGCTGAAAGCGCGCTATGAAGAGAATGACCTGTTTCTCAACACCCAAACGGCAATCCTGCAAGAAAAGACCGGCTCGCTCGGGGAACTTTTCGGCGTGGCGCGCCAGGTCGCAAAAGACACCCACGGGATCTTGACCACCTCGCTCGTCTCGGCGCAGAAGCCCAAGCGCGACGCCGTGCCCGCCAGTCTCGCGGAACGCAAGGACAACCCCTCCATCGACGAGCTGGAACAGCTTTGGCTAGTGATGCTCGATGAGATGCAGGAGTCCGGCGCGATCGGACGCTTTAAGACGGCGGTCACCTTGCCGGACGGGACCCAGCGGGATCAGAAAGTCGTGCGCCTTGGGGCCTTTAACCTCCTTTCCGGCGGCCATTATCTGCACTATCTGCCCGAGACCGGACGCATCGTGGAGCTCGGCCGCCAGCCCGCGGGGCGCTTCCTCGAACTAGCCGAGGACTACGAGCGCGCGAAATCGGGCCTCCTGCCCGTGGCGCTCGATCCCTCTCGAGGCTCGATCCTGAACCTCATGGTGGAGTCCCCCAGCGTTACCGAGCACATCGCACGCGCCGGGAGCATCGGTTATGTGATCCTGGCGCTCGGCGGGCTCGCCTTGCTCATCGTGATCGAGCGCGCCATCGCGCTTGCGCTGGCCCGCCGCAAGGTCGAGCACGCGCGGCGGAACGGGGTGGCGGCGAGCGACAACCCGCTCGGCCGGCTACGGCAGGTCGCGGAGCAGAACCCGCGGCTCGACGCCGACAGCCTGGCCTTCAAGCTAGATCAGGCGATGCTCGGCGAGGCGCCGCGTTTCAAGCGCTCGCTGCCGACCCTCGCGGTCTTCGCCACTGCGGCGCCCCTGCTCGGGCTACTCGGTACGGTGGCCGGGATGATCGACACCTTTCAATCGATGGCGCTCTTCGGTGCGGGCGATCCCAAACTGGTCTCGGCCGGGATCTCGCTAGCGCTCGTCGCCACCGAGCTCGGCCTGCTGGTGGCGATCCCCGTCCTGCTCCTGCACAGCTGGCTAAGCAGCAAGAGCAACCGGCTGATCCAAGTGCTGGAGGAGGAGCTGGCGGGCATCGTAGCGCAGCGCGAGGCCAAAGCGCATGGCGTCCATCCTTGA